The proteins below are encoded in one region of Mycobacterium shinjukuense:
- a CDS encoding alpha/beta fold hydrolase produces MEVRSGIAASGEVKLYYEDMGDPDHPPVLLIMGLGAQMLLWRTDFCARLVGQGLRVIRFDNRDVGLSTKTEQHDFRQPVVTRLVRSWLGLPSQAPYTLEDMAGDAAALLDHLDVARAHVVGASMGGMIAQIFAARFAERTKTLAVIFSSNNHRFLPPPAPRALLALIKGPPPDSPRDVILDNAVRVSRIIGSPRYPIPEEQVRADAAECYDRNFHPWGMARQFSAILGSGSLLHYDRRIVAPTVVIHGRADKLMRPFGGRAVARAIDGARLVLIDGMGHDLPMQLWDRVIGELTKNFAEAG; encoded by the coding sequence GTGGAGGTTCGCAGCGGCATCGCCGCCTCCGGTGAGGTGAAGCTGTACTACGAGGACATGGGCGACCCGGACCACCCGCCCGTGCTGCTCATCATGGGTCTGGGCGCCCAGATGTTGCTGTGGCGGACCGACTTCTGCGCGCGGCTTGTCGGCCAGGGCCTGCGCGTCATCCGTTTCGACAACCGCGACGTCGGTCTGTCCACCAAGACCGAGCAGCACGACTTCCGACAGCCGGTGGTCACCCGGTTGGTCCGGTCCTGGCTGGGCCTGCCCAGCCAGGCGCCGTACACGCTGGAAGACATGGCCGGCGACGCCGCGGCCCTGCTCGATCACCTGGATGTCGCGCGGGCCCATGTCGTTGGGGCGTCGATGGGCGGCATGATCGCCCAGATCTTCGCGGCCCGATTCGCCGAGCGGACGAAAACCCTGGCGGTCATCTTCTCCAGCAACAACCACCGGTTCCTGCCGCCGCCCGCCCCGCGCGCATTGCTGGCACTCATCAAGGGCCCGCCGCCGGATTCACCGCGCGACGTCATCCTGGACAACGCGGTCCGGGTCAGCAGAATCATCGGCAGCCCCCGCTACCCAATTCCCGAGGAGCAGGTGCGCGCCGACGCCGCCGAATGCTACGACCGCAACTTCCACCCGTGGGGGATGGCCCGCCAGTTCAGCGCGATCCTGGGCAGCGGCAGCCTGCTGCACTACGACCGACGCATCGTCGCACCGACCGTGGTCATCCACGGACGCGCCGACAAGCTGATGCGGCCCTTTGGCGGCCGCGCGGTCGCGCGGGCGATCGACGGCGCCCGGCTGGTGTTGATCGACGGCATGGGCCATGATCTGCCCATGCAACTGTGGGATCGGGTGATCGGCGAGCTGACGAAAAACTTTGCCGAGGCCGGCTGA